The window CCAGTAATGCCATCTCTCTCACTCCAGCGCACTTTCTCTGGCTTCCTTCTTTTAGACTCAACCTTCTCTTTTCTTCAGGTATGAATGCGTCAATTCAAGTACCATGTTACCCAGATGAAATGCAATCTGTCCATCTTTGTACCCTGTACAGCCTGTGCTACATTCAGTTCATTCACTAAAAAATTGTTGTCTATGAGACATATAATAGCATAACCAGTTAACAAAAGTATGTTTTGATAATGTTCCCATTAAGTATTTCTGAATGTTAAAAAACGAcccttttaaaaacattgtttctgGGTTATGCAAACATTAGTGAAAATGTTAAGGAAATGTTCAATTTTATAATTATGCAAACATTATGGGagcattacttttgaatgttttctgaatGTTCTGAACATGTGCCCTGCATCTGTTTTTGCTAATGATGTTATGAAAGTGAAAAGGTCCATAAACAATGCAtgcataaatagattttttttatttttttttgttaaaatactttttttgtgctaatgttttgagaatattTTAAAGAGACAATTCTGAACAAATGTTACATGAAGCATGTTACTTTGCCAAAGTTCTGGGAATTTTCCTGTTAGCTGGCAGCCTATAAAAGATAAATATAACATAGGGCACTAATTGTAGTACAAAATAGTATGTTTTAGGTCTGGAATGGCATTGCGGCATGATGCAAACAGTGAAACTTCCCATTGCTGTTACTCTATATCAGTACTTTTTAAACTCTTATACTAAGATTTATTCATTCACTTTAATCCCTGAAGTTTCATATGACTATACTTCCTTTAATGACAGTTTGTTCTACAAACATTAACTTCTCAACAGAGAGAGTGACTAATCTGCTTGAACATTAACTGTGTTTTGAAGATACCCGACCCCTCCTAAACACTGCTTTCATCTTAGATGAACTGACCTTTGGGttacattcattttaatgtgAGCTAGACACAGACTTCCCTTCCTAGAAAACATCCCACACCTGTTTTAACACAAATGCAGGAGATCAGACACAACATGATGCATTGATAAACAGCCATACCAAAGGAATTATACTGTATGTAGCCTACAAACgtcttaaatttaaaattaataggCCTATCTGCTgatatatatattgctataaaGTTCATTAAAGTTGAAGTGCACTTCACAAGCCATGTAGGCTACAGTATGTGTCTAATAATCCTCTACTACCTAAAGCACACTACCATAACAAGTGCATGACATCATACAGTAACAGTGAACATGCGTCTTCATTCGAAATCTCTATTTTACAAAGGCTTGAAATTAGCGGAGGAACTATTAAAATCGCTGTTAAAAGTTTCCTGATGATGATGgccttttaattttttcttctcaaatgtTTTATCTAATTTGTTTTAACCTTAAtcgatataaaaataaaattgctttgaAAGTTGTTTTTACACTAAATGTGGCTCTTGTCGTAATACGAGATATATAGATCGGACAATAAAAAGATAATTAGAGCAGCATCATATTGTTGTCTTACCTCTGCGAAATGAAGATGCAGAAGCGCTCAGCCGCGCACCTGCGCTTAGATCATCAACAAAAAGCGCGCAGCTCGGAGACCCAACGACACTAGTGAGCGCACGTGACTGGCCACACCTACGTGATGACGACACACGTGGCGTTCTGAGGCGTACAGGTGCGCTTCTTCTAATGAGCATTACACTAGTTTCCTTTTCTgcttgtcatttatttttgtttttcaatttgctGGAGCGATTATAAAGAGGGAGATCACCCTCACCATTATCCTAGCGAAACAagcaaactgaaaaacaaataaaagaaaaacagatcaccatgataaacaaaaacaaaaaaatcaaaacacaaaaaggAAATTGATTCTAAGATTTCaataaccaaataaaataaattaataaataagatgTTTAGCACTTACATAATGAAAAACACATCTCAACACAGAAACATGGAGATGTTTATTTAAGAGGACTGGATATGtgtggtaaaaaacaaaaacaaaaaaacaaacactttacatttaaaaaaaattatattaaagttaATCAAGCAGTAATCAAATATTTGTagtaataaaaagctttttttatgaAACCCCTCCAAAACTATTTCCAACTTTACTGTGTGCGTcaatgtcaaacaatttcagcaaaACAATCAAAATCACAGTAAACATCTGATTTATTGAAATGCATGACCAATGCATGGTAAATCTTATAAGATCTTATATGAGTCTTCAAGAATCAAAGATAAAAACAGATCAAATTGATGCCAAAATATGGAGGTATTTGAATATTGAGATCTTCTCAGTCATAAAGGTCCCTGAAAGTCAGACTcctgttaaaaaataaacagatacaaatattacaaattaacgAACAAACTGAGCAAAGACACCTACTGCTTATTTAAATCTAGAATTACTGATCGGCCACTGGCGAGCACCTGTCAGGGTAATGTGGCACAAGCGGTGGGTCAGGTGTGCTGTGATGAGAGCGTTCTGGAGACCACGATCTGTGAGGACTCAGAGAGCGATGACGGGAAGTGGATGAGGAGCGCATAGTGGAGGAGAGGACGGGAGAAATAGCTGAGAGCCCTTGCCTGCGCAGCTCCTGTACTGCACGCTCCCTGATAAACACAGGACATTCAAATCCTTAGTCTTTATAGTTCAAACCACATAGAAACAAATATAGTAAGTGCTGGaagtggaacaacatgaggatgagtaagtgacagatttttcatttttggctgaaccatccctttaaggttTGCATCTCACCTTTCAAAGCGCTCAGTCGCCAGGTGTCTCTTGGTCATCTCAAGATCTGCCTCCAGCTGGGTTGATCGTGTTCTCAGCTGAGCCATTTCCCTACTCTGAGAACTCCTGGAGACAGGGAAGAAGACAGTAAGTGGAAGAcgaagacagagagaaagacaaaacaTCTGCTGTGCTCTATGAaatgtcatgtgtgtttgtgcTAAACTCACACTTTGCTGTCAGCCATGCTGAGTTTGTCCTTGAGAATTTGTATTTCGGTCTGTCTTTCCTGAGAGGTGAGCTGCCTGTGTAACTCCTTTTCTCGTGAAGACACCAGCAAGCTCTCTAAAGTCTGAACAGACAGATGTTCACCGCTCAGCTGCTTCTGTAACCGCTCAATCTCAGAGCGGCATGATTCCAGCTCACGCTGCacctgtatgtacagtataagcACAGAGACATTTGTGTCAgtcattcatttacatttcagtttagtttgacACTTTTCCAGAAATTGCATGTGCAAAAGATCCAGTAGCCTAATgaataaggcatcagcctccagAGCTGGGGACTGTGGGTACAAGTCCCACCTGAGTCATTTTAGCAGTTCTGCAAAAATTGTACGGTGACTTGTTTAAAACAAAATGCTTTGTgttactacataaaaaaaaacagaattcaaTTAAGAGCAAACATAAAACATGGTAGAGGCCTAACAGTTAAAGCTGgggattgtgggttcaagtcccacctgggctGTATGAGCAATGTAGCACTGTTTccatggattattatttttttttaagatctaaTGTGCATAATTTTTCTACAAAAGCCAAACTTAATAAATAGCATAAGCCTCCAGAGGAGGAAAGTGTGGGTTTGAGTCCCATCTGTGATGTGTTTCTAGTGCTGCAAAAATGTGTATATGCAAAAACCTATGTTTCTACAAAATGAAAAACTGAATTAAGTGTTACCATTAAACCTGGAAGAGCCCTAATGGCATCACTTTCCAGAGATGGAGATTGTGAATTTTGAGTCATGTGCTAAAGTGCTAAACAAATtctaggaaaaaaaaatgtttttctaggagaaaaacaaaaacctgCAAAAGACACTGTGACCAAGAATAGAAATTCTACAGCAATATGCTTacaaaaagcaaaacacaatCGATTTTAAATATCATACAAGCCAGAGGCCCAATGGTTTAATGGAAAAAGCAGAGCTCCAAAGCTTGGGATTGTGGGTTCAAGCTCCACCTAGATTGTCTTTGAAATGCtgcacaaatttaaaatattttgtaatttttttttttttacaaaaacccaTTTAATAGTGAATACAACCTGAGTGAAATGCCCAGTGACTTAGTAGATGCTGCCTTTAGAGCTGGGGTAGGTTAAGTTTTGCCTTGGTTATGTTTGCCTTTATGGTAATttgtctttaaaaatgtaaaatatgccttgtctttctacaaaaaaacaaacaaaccttcaGTCTATAGCGCTGAATAATGTCTGTTTTAATCCTGCACAATGTGTGTTTTCATCCCTACAGTTGTTGCCCAGGCATCAAGTAggtaatatacaaaaatatatacttattatGGCACTCACAGCTTCTTTGCTGACATCCAGTTTGACACAGAGCTCCCGTGTTTTTTCCAGGTCAGTCTGCACCTGTGTACGCTCAGTCTGGGCCTGACGCAGATCTTCCTCCATGCGAATCATCTTTCGGTTCAGCAGAGACAGTTGACTAGAACAACTCCGCTCTGCACTCAGTGCCTGGAcgcagaaaaaaaacacaatttatgaGAGACTTAGTTAACTAAAATTAGTGCACACTACCAGTCTGACGAACATTAGCGATGGGCACACTCTGTGGGTTTGCCACAATATGAGGCTTCGGTCTTGTAGTGAGCATTTGGGTCGCATTGAGAATCTTCTGCATATTAACCAACACAGACATGATGGCCACGTGACCTGTTGCAGGCTGCTCTCCAGGCTGTCTGCTCTTTCTTTGAGTCGAAGTATCTCTAAGTTAGAGTTGTGAAGCTCAAGACGGTGTTGGATGACTGTGGTTTCAGCATGTGTGGCCTGTTCCTCCCAGCTCTCCATCTGAAGAGACGCTTTCCTTCGAGACTCTTGCAGTTCTCTGCACTCATGCTCCTAAAGAGCAACAAACAAGATCGATCACGAACACTCTACACAGGACATGCCTGTTGTCTGTTTTAACACCCTTCTTAGTTTAAATGACTCCACCTTAGCAGACAACAGATCTTCAGTGCGTGAGATGTCTGCAATGTGAACTTGTACTTTTTTCTGCAAGTCTTCTATTTCCTCATTAGCTTCATCCAGCTTGAGCTGTAGAGTCTGAAAGGAAAGTCGGAGGtcttgttaaattatttattgcaGTGAATTTGCATAAAACAGTTTGCTACAGTACCTGAATTTCCAGACGTGCTTTGTCAAGATCGTCCCTCAGCTGACCGTTCTCTTGTAATGCGGCGTCTTTGACTTTCATCACTGTGCCCATCTCGCTTTCAGAGTCAGACAGCTTCCTCTTCAGAACATCCAGCTCTCTTTCTCTGCCAGATACGGTCTCCCTCAGAGTTCTGCGGACAGGAAGTCACGTCATCAGCAGCACCACTCATTTTCATAGTCAGTCATAAATCATTTGAGGAGCCTTACTGCATACTCATACACTCAAACAGTCAAAACTACAAATGCACAGAGGAAactgcactaccattcaaaagtaattaattaataataatttttatttaacaaggatgcattaaattgatcaaaagtgtaagTAAGGACATGTTTTcagcagaaatgtttcttgagcagcaaatcgggtttattagaatgatttccgaaggatcatgtgacactgaagactggaggaatgatgccgaaaattcagttttgccatcgcaggaatacattacattacaaatagtattaaatagaaaacagttatttgtaattgtaataatatttcacaatcaactgattaaataaatgcaggcttgataagCATAAGAGACATAAGTTGACCGCAAACATGTCACCGTTCACGTATATAAAGGAGAAATGCACTACAAATAATAACCATGAGTTAGAGTCAAGAACAACAATGACTATATACTATAGGCTAATTATGACACATCAACATTAGCATGATTCTTATACCTGGATGGAGAACACAACACACTGTGTaaggaaaagaaaataatacaatcaATTGTATTTTATAGAGAACTTTGGTACATTGTTCACCACACTCTTTAAATTCACTTCACATGACTGTCAGTtaatctgtaaaaatgaatagaGAACTTACATTAGAGTTGTCTCAAGATCCTCGGTTCTCAGTTTTAAGCTCCTAATGGTTTTCtccttataaaaaagaaaggaaaacaacACACATCACCAAGTGTACTAACTGGAAAGCATGCAACTCTACTATACAAGGAAGATATGTGTTTTAGTGTGTAAATGTACTGTAGGTAGTACCTTCTCATCCAGCTGGTCATTTGCTGTGCTCAGCagctctgtctttctctccagTTGTTCCTGCAGTGAGACTCTGTGATGGTCCAGCTCTGAGACTGTACACCGCAGCAGGTTCACTTCCTCTTGCATAGCAGTCACCCGCTTCAGGAGAGAGTCTGAAACACACAACGGGAAACTGATACACAAATATTCTTTAAACACTAAAACTATAGCAGCTGTCCAACTGATTCAACACATTTATCAAAACAtgacacactaccattcaaatgtttggggtcagattTCATAATGctattgaaagaagtctcttatactcaataagactgcatttatttgattgaatatCTTTCAGCAGCCATTCGTCCAGgattcagtgtcacacgatccttcagaaatcattctaatatgccgatttgctgctcaagaaacatttcttttaagattgaacatttaaaagaacagcatttcttcacttcgtcacttttgatcaattcaatgcattaatgatgaataaatgcattcacttttcttaatcttaatcttaatgactggtattatatatttttgatctTCCTATAGCTTTGCGTAATTTCTCCTGAGACTTCTGCTGATTAATTAATGAAACAGATTAAATATCAGTATTATCTAGTTTTTCTTACCATTCTTCTCATCCAGCATTTTATTTCTCTCCTGAGTGTTTTGTAGCTCTCCAATCCTGCTGGTTAGTCTTCGCTGATTCTCACTCAGAGAGATTTCCAACTGATTATTTGCCAGTctgatatatacatacacaaaac is drawn from Carassius gibelio isolate Cgi1373 ecotype wild population from Czech Republic chromosome B1, carGib1.2-hapl.c, whole genome shotgun sequence and contains these coding sequences:
- the tsga10 gene encoding testis-specific gene 10 protein isoform X1 — its product is MLRARRSSSPVKGASTQRSPTRHSPVKGGTYDSELMRVLRERDELRNMLEKHERHLSEIQANVKVLTAERDKTRMHYQQAQEEIAALRREVMMSKSARGPKSSVTAQSILKRVEAERDEATADLHRMSTERDSLRERLKISQETAISERAHLEQRVEDLQAAVLTLEQERGELRSRHAQMRETMMALEEEVQVLGPKLSSSEEELSRLRNECSSLRLANNQLEISLSENQRRLTSRIGELQNTQERNKMLDEKNDSLLKRVTAMQEEVNLLRCTVSELDHHRVSLQEQLERKTELLSTANDQLDEKEKTIRSLKLRTEDLETTLIVLCSPSRTLRETVSGRERELDVLKRKLSDSESEMGTVMKVKDAALQENGQLRDDLDKARLEIQTLQLKLDEANEEIEDLQKKVQVHIADISRTEDLLSAKEHECRELQESRRKASLQMESWEEQATHAETTVIQHRLELHNSNLEILRLKERADSLESSLQQALSAERSCSSQLSLLNRKMIRMEEDLRQAQTERTQVQTDLEKTRELCVKLDVSKEAVQRELESCRSEIERLQKQLSGEHLSVQTLESLLVSSREKELHRQLTSQERQTEIQILKDKLSMADSKVSSQSREMAQLRTRSTQLEADLEMTKRHLATERFERERAVQELRRQGLSAISPVLSSTMRSSSTSRHRSLSPHRSWSPERSHHSTPDPPLVPHYPDRSLTFRDLYD
- the tsga10 gene encoding testis-specific gene 10 protein isoform X2, yielding MLRARRSSSPVKGASTQRSPTRHSPVKGGTYDSELMRVLRERDELRNMLEKHERHLSEIQANVKVLTAERDKTRMHYQQAQEEIAALRREVMMSKSARGPKSSVTAQSILKRVEAERDEATADLHRMSTERDSLRERLKISQETAISERAHLEQRVEDLQAAVLTLEQERGELRSRHAQMRETMMALEEEVQVLGPKLSSSEEELSRLRNECSSLRLANNQLEISLSENQRRLTSRIGELQNTQERNKMLDEKNDSLLKRVTAMQEEVNLLRCTVSELDHHRVSLQEQLERKTELLSTANDQLDEKEKTIRSLKLRTEDLETTLITLRETVSGRERELDVLKRKLSDSESEMGTVMKVKDAALQENGQLRDDLDKARLEIQTLQLKLDEANEEIEDLQKKVQVHIADISRTEDLLSAKEHECRELQESRRKASLQMESWEEQATHAETTVIQHRLELHNSNLEILRLKERADSLESSLQQALSAERSCSSQLSLLNRKMIRMEEDLRQAQTERTQVQTDLEKTRELCVKLDVSKEAVQRELESCRSEIERLQKQLSGEHLSVQTLESLLVSSREKELHRQLTSQERQTEIQILKDKLSMADSKVSSQSREMAQLRTRSTQLEADLEMTKRHLATERFERERAVQELRRQGLSAISPVLSSTMRSSSTSRHRSLSPHRSWSPERSHHSTPDPPLVPHYPDRSLTFRDLYD